The Streptomyces seoulensis genome contains a region encoding:
- a CDS encoding ATP-binding protein, whose translation MAVGASPADMGDDETGGTREAQRLRRDLVRADLAAVPEARRELRALLRHWDRPDRSDIAELLTSELVTNALVHTDDDAVLTAVVSPRGLRVEVRDFVARGPQVRTPEPEEDTNGRGMVLVQSLADAWGVRAHDVGKSVWFELGAEAA comes from the coding sequence GTGGCGGTGGGGGCCTCTCCGGCGGACATGGGGGACGACGAGACGGGCGGCACGCGTGAGGCCCAGCGGCTCAGACGGGACCTGGTGAGGGCCGACCTCGCGGCGGTGCCCGAGGCGCGGCGCGAACTGCGCGCCCTGCTGCGGCACTGGGACCGGCCGGACCGGTCCGACATAGCGGAACTGCTCACCAGCGAACTCGTCACCAACGCCCTGGTGCACACCGATGACGACGCGGTCCTCACCGCCGTCGTCTCCCCGCGCGGACTCCGTGTGGAGGTACGGGACTTCGTGGCCCGCGGCCCCCAGGTGCGCACCCCCGAGCCCGAGGAGGACACCAACGGCCGGGGCATGGTCCTGGTCCAGTCCCTCGCGGACGCCTGGGGCGTACGGGCGCACGACGTCGGCAAGTCGGTGTGGTTCGAGCTGGGCGCGGAGGCCGCGTAG